One part of the Vicia villosa cultivar HV-30 ecotype Madison, WI linkage group LG6, Vvil1.0, whole genome shotgun sequence genome encodes these proteins:
- the LOC131608709 gene encoding clathrin interactor EPSIN 3-like has protein sequence MKKVIGQTVRDLKREMNKKVLKVPGIEQKILDATSNEPWGPHGTLLADIAQATRNPHEYVMIMSVIWKRVNDTGKNWRHVYKALTVLEYLVAHGSERVIDDIREHAYQISTLSDFQYIDSSGRDQGNNVRKKSQSLVILVNDKERIVEVRQKASVNREKFRNNTPGGMYRPGSHPSSGGYGDRYDDDRYASREEDRNGYGYGREREMGSRDDDRYSRDGDRYGEERYGRDGSRDDDRGRSRSVDYQYDTRSRSSDRERDFDEDGQQSSRGSNAKVEDQSLEARLQRKLSEQNVGAPPTYEEAVGEAQSPVQGERDVEPSAESAPRGSSPHASDNPTVTSAPTGSSPVSNNPAEVTAATSTAASGTQETEPTDDFFDPRGPTSAAPTTSNYGEIDLLGSLSDSFSSNALPPVPDTSANATPEANTGSTAFAAPSFGSNNFNQSFEDPFGDSPFKADTSAETAQSQHYAHQSIEPSQSDGFNADAMSNFGFGDSFSIVPYSASATSDAQPFSANSNFLSQESSSQQVETDILADILPPAPLPEMTSQQNSSSPFGQPSPSFSTSSGPFSEPAGQLTLPGFSAANSQPTQTLPSGQFTQQQPFSTPNSSFPATTSPYAQGQPPFPSHSGQPGMHGFSASTGHSMQAPYASQGGQSAQSSGHTYGGLYSLDTSLAPGAPNMYSQSQNGYNGSMNSGNYLPQGSSTGFPSHMTPQAPTPQPAPQPAQITNFPHHGGSTGSPSNSQGFFGQQGNPAPLSSSYTHQAPAHNASPYAVSTTSNSLVSQPSKDKFETKSTVWADTLSRGLVNLNISGPKTNPLSDIGIDFESINRKEKRLEKPTNAPVTSTINMGKAMGSGSGIGRAGAGALRPNPNSMMGPGMGMGNAPGGMGMGMGNAPGGMGMGMGNAPGGMGMGGYGGGMNPSMGMGGMGGMGMGQQGYPMQPPNGMQPPNGMPPGSNMPGNYNNMMGPGGYGQQPYGGYR, from the exons ATGAAGAAGGTTATTGGTCAAACTGTTAGGGACCT TAAAAGAGAAATGAACAAGAAAGTGCTCAAAGTTCCTGGCATTGAACAGAAG ATTCTTGATGCTACTAGCAATGAACCATGGGGTCCTCATGGAACACTTCTTGCAGACATTGCTCAGGCAACCAGGAACCC TCATGAATATGTGATGATCATGTCAGTAATCTGGAAACGAGTTAACGACACTGGCAAGAATTGGCGGCATGTCTACAAG GCATTGACAGTACTGGAGTATTTGGTGGCTCATGGTTCTGAGAGAGTCATAGATGACATCAGAGAGCATGCTTATCAAATATCG ACTTTGTCCGATTTTCAATATATTGACTCCAGTGGAAGAGATCAAGGAAACAATGTCAGAAAAAAATCTCAGAGTCTCGTTATCCTTGTGAATGATAAAGAAAGAATCGTTGAGGTTAGGCAAAAGGCTTCTGTTAATAGGGAAAA GTTTCGTAACAATACACCAGGTGGGATGTATAGACCTGGTTCACACCCAAGCAGTGGAGGCTATGGTGATCGGTATGATGATGATCGTTATGCGAGCAGGGAGGAAGATAGAAATGGCTATGGTtatggaagagaaagagaaatgGGCTCTAGAGATGATGATCGGTACAGTCGCGATGGAGATCGTTATGGTGAGGAACGTTATGGCAGGGACGGTTCCAGAGATGATGACAGGGGAAGAAGTCGAAGTGTTGACTACCAATATGATACAAGAAGTAGAAGTTCTGATAGAGAGCGTGATTTCGATGAGGATGGTCAACAGTCGTCTCG AGGCAGCAATGCTAAAGTTGAAGACCAATCACTGGAAGCAAG ACTTCAGCGGAAGCTTTCTGAGCAAAATGTAGGTGCTCCTCCTACATATGAAGAGGCTGTTGGTGAAGCTCAGAGCCCTGTGCAGGGTGAAAG GGATGTTGAACCTTCCGCAGAATCTGCTCCAAGAGGCTCGTCCCCTCATGCAAGTGATAATCCTACCGTTACCTCTGCTCCCACTGGATCTTCTCCTGTAAGCAATAATCCAGCTGAAGTAACTGCTGCTACCAGTACTGCTGCTTCTGGAACCCAGGAAACTGAGCCCACTGATGATTTCTTTGACCCGCGCGGCCCTACCTCAG CTGCCCCAACCACCTCTAATTATGGCGAAATAGACTTGCTTGGTTCTCTATCAGACTCATTCTCTTCCAATGCATTGCCTCCTGTGCCAGATACATCAGCAAATGCAACCCCTGAAGCAAACACTGGCTCAACAGCTTTTGCAGCACCATCATTTGGGTCCAATAATTTCAATCAG TCTTTTGAAGATCCATTTGGTGATTCACCATTCAAGGCCGATACTTCTGCTGAAACTGCTCAATCTCAACACTATGCACATCAGAGTATTGAACCATCCCAATCAGATGGTTTTAATGCCGATGCAATGTCTAATTTTGGGTTTGGGGACTCATTTTCTATTGTACCATACTCTGCATCTGCTACCAGTGATGCCCAACCTTTCTCTGCTAACTCCAACTTTTTATCCCAAGAGTCATCATCTCAACAAGTGGAAACTGATATTCTTGCAGACATTCTACCTCCTGCACCATTACCTGAGATGACATCACAGCAGAATAGTTCATCTCCTTTTGGTCAACCTTCACCTTCCTTTTCAACTTCATCTGGACCATTTTCTGAACCAGCGGGTCAACTTACTCTGCCAGGTTTCTCAGCTGCAAACAGTCAACCTACGCAAACCCTTCCCAGTGGTCAATTTACCCAGCAACAACCCTTTTCAACTCCTAATTCATCTTTTCCAGCTACCACTAGTCCATATGCACAAGGACAGCCACCCTTTCCTTCTCATTCTGGTCAACCTGGCATGCATGGATTTTCAGCATCTACCGGCCATTCTATGCAGGCACCTTATGCTTCTCAAGGTGGTCAATCTGCACAATCAAGTGGTCATACCTATGGTGGATTGTACTCTCTGGATACATCTCTTGCTCCAGGAGCTCCAAACATGTATTCTCAATCACAAAATGGATATAATGGGTCTATGAACAGTGGAAACTACTTGCCACAGGGATCCTCTACAGGTTTTCCTTCACACATGACTCCCCAAGCTCCAACACCACAACCGGCACCACAGCCGGCACAAATCACAAACTTTCCCCATCATGGAGGATCTACTGGTTCTCCTTCCAACAGCCAGGGCTTCTTTGGGCAACAAGGGAATCCAGCTCCCTTAAGTTCATCATATACCCATCAAGCTCCTGCTCACAATGCTTCACCATATGCTGTTTCAACGACATCAAATTCTTTAGTTTCTCAACCATCCAAGGATAAGTTTGAGACAAAATCAACAGTCTGGGCAGATACCCTGAGCAGGGGGcttgttaatttaaatatatcCGGAC CTAAAACTAATCCATTATCAGATATTGGGATTGACTTTGAGTCCATTAATAGGAAGGAAAAGAGACTGGAAAAGCCCACTAATGCACCTGTAACATCAACCATAAATATGGGTAAAGCTATGGGATCAGGTTCAGGCATAGGCCGTGCTGGGGCAGGTGCTCTCAGACCTAATCCAAACTCCATGATGGGTCCTGGTATGGGTATGGGCAATGCTCCCGGAGGTATGGGTATGGGTATGGGTAATGCTCCCGGTGGTATGGGTATGGGTATGGGCAATGCTCCCGGTGGTATGGGTATGGGAGGTTATGGAGGAGGCATGAATCCATCCATGGGTATGGGTGGTATGGGGGGAATGGGTATGGGTCAACAAGGTTACCCGATGCAACCCCCTAATGGAATGCAACCCCCTAATGGAATGCCCCCCGGTTCCAACATGCCAGGTAACTATAATAACATGATGGGTCCGGGTGGTTATGGTCAACAACCTTATGGTGGATACAGATGA
- the LOC131608707 gene encoding uncharacterized protein LOC131608707 isoform X1 produces the protein MNCSDYYATTIAATSAGGCFPLPHPHHRHSRHTSSSPLFQLQSRSKPPRATTTTISCSSNTEKPKLLRRILDSPGVHQGPACFDALSANLVQSAGFPLCFTSGFSISASRLGLPDTGYLSYGEMIDQGRLITQAVDIPVIGDGDNGYGNAMNVKRTVKGFVDAGFAGIILEDQVSPKACGHTQGRKVVSREEAVMRIKAAVDARNESGSDIVIVARTDSRQALSLDEALYRSRAFADAGADVVFIDALASRQEMEAFCQVSPLVPKMANMLEGGGKTPILTPLELEDIGYKIVAYPLSLIGVSIRAMQDSLTAIKGGRIPPPGSMPSFEEIKDILGFNKYYEEEKRYATSTDQLLSKRESSSLYSIEQRDQADSEQTSQTINDPIVEVITPDVYNKYGADSSGSPFSGIWSRTLRIKITGRDGAEKLDLRIPAGFLDGITNIVPALGGVNLKKLLDNATEETGGKLLDFNDRIGDRIQVFLE, from the exons ATGAACTGTTCCGACTACTACGCCACCACTATCGCCGCCACCAGCGCCGGCGGTTGTTTTCCTCTTCCTCATCCTCACCACCGCCACTCCCGTCACACATCCTCTTCTCCCCTTTTCCAACTCCAATCTCGTTCCAAACCACCACGCGCCACAACAACCACAATCTCATGTTCATCAAACACCGAAAAACCGAAGCTCCTTCGTCGAATCCTCGATTCGCCAGGCGTTCATCAAGGTCCTGCATGCTTCGATGCACTCAGCGCAAATCTCGTTCAATCCGCTGGCTTTCCGTTGTGTTTCACTAGCGGTTTTTCGATTTCTGCTTCGCGATTGGGATTGCCTGATACTGGATATTTGTCTTACGGTGAAATGATTGATCAAGGGAGATTGATTACTCAAGCGGTTGATATTCCTGTTATTGGTGACGGTGATAATGGTTATGGGAATGCTATGAATGTTAAGAGGACGGTTAAGGGTTTTGTTGATGCTGGTTTTGCCGGAATCATTCTTGAAGATCAG GTATCGCCGAAAGCGTGTGGCCACACACAAGGGAGGAAAGTGGTGTCGAGAGAAGAGGCAGTTATGCGGATCAAAGCTGCGGTTGATGCCAGAAATGAGAGTGGATCTGATATTGTGATTGTGGCTCGCACCGATTCACGGCAAGCGTTGTCTCTTGATGAGGCACTCTATAGGTCAAGGGCATTTGCTGATGCTGGAGCTGATGTTGTTTTTATAGATGCACTTGCCTCCAGACAAGAGATGGAAGCTTTTTGTCAAGTTTCTCCCCTTGTCCCAAAAATG GCCAATATGCTTGAAGGAGGAGGCAAAACACCAATACTCACTCCTCTCGAACTTGAAGACATTGGCTATAAAATTGTTGCCTATCCCCTTTCCTTGATTGGAGTTTCTATACGAGCAATGCAG GATTCACTCACTGCTATTAAAGGAGGTCGTATTCCTCCTCCAGGAAGCATGCCTTCATTCGAAGAAATTAAGGATATCTTAGGTTTCAACAAATATTATGAAGAAGAAAAGCGTTATGCTACAAGTACCGATCAGCTTCTTTCAAAGAGAG AGAGCAGTAGCCTATACAGTATTGAACAGAGAGACCAAGCTGATTCAGAGCAGACAAGTCAAACTATCAACGATCCCATTGTCGAAGTTATAACACCTGATGTGTACAATAAATATGGTGCAGATAGTTCAGGGAGCCCTTTTTCTGGAATCTGGTCCCGGACTCTGAGAATTAAAATAACGGGCAGAGATGGAGCCGAGAAACTTGATCTTCGGATTCCT GCTGGATTTCTCGATGGAATCACAAACATAGTTCCTG CTTTGGGTGGGGTAAACCTCAAAAAACTATTGGATAATGCAACAGAGGAAACTGGGGGAAAACTGCTGGATTTTAATGACAGAATAGGTGACAGGATTCAAGTATTTCTGGAGTGA
- the LOC131608707 gene encoding uncharacterized protein LOC131608707 isoform X2, with translation MNCSDYYATTIAATSAGGCFPLPHPHHRHSRHTSSSPLFQLQSRSKPPRATTTTISCSSNTEKPKLLRRILDSPGVHQGPACFDALSANLVQSAGFPLCFTSGFSISASRLGLPDTGYLSYGEMIDQGRLITQAVDIPVIGDGDNGYGNAMNVKRTVKGFVDAGFAGIILEDQVSPKACGHTQGRKVVSREEAVMRIKAAVDARNESGSDIVIVARTDSRQALSLDEALYRSRAFADAGADVVFIDALASRQEMEAFCQVSPLVPKMANMLEGGGKTPILTPLELEDIGYKIVAYPLSLIGVSIRAMQDSLTAIKGGRIPPPGSMPSFEEIKDILGFNKYYEEEKRYATSTDQLLSKRDSSGSPFSGIWSRTLRIKITGRDGAEKLDLRIPAGFLDGITNIVPALGGVNLKKLLDNATEETGGKLLDFNDRIGDRIQVFLE, from the exons ATGAACTGTTCCGACTACTACGCCACCACTATCGCCGCCACCAGCGCCGGCGGTTGTTTTCCTCTTCCTCATCCTCACCACCGCCACTCCCGTCACACATCCTCTTCTCCCCTTTTCCAACTCCAATCTCGTTCCAAACCACCACGCGCCACAACAACCACAATCTCATGTTCATCAAACACCGAAAAACCGAAGCTCCTTCGTCGAATCCTCGATTCGCCAGGCGTTCATCAAGGTCCTGCATGCTTCGATGCACTCAGCGCAAATCTCGTTCAATCCGCTGGCTTTCCGTTGTGTTTCACTAGCGGTTTTTCGATTTCTGCTTCGCGATTGGGATTGCCTGATACTGGATATTTGTCTTACGGTGAAATGATTGATCAAGGGAGATTGATTACTCAAGCGGTTGATATTCCTGTTATTGGTGACGGTGATAATGGTTATGGGAATGCTATGAATGTTAAGAGGACGGTTAAGGGTTTTGTTGATGCTGGTTTTGCCGGAATCATTCTTGAAGATCAG GTATCGCCGAAAGCGTGTGGCCACACACAAGGGAGGAAAGTGGTGTCGAGAGAAGAGGCAGTTATGCGGATCAAAGCTGCGGTTGATGCCAGAAATGAGAGTGGATCTGATATTGTGATTGTGGCTCGCACCGATTCACGGCAAGCGTTGTCTCTTGATGAGGCACTCTATAGGTCAAGGGCATTTGCTGATGCTGGAGCTGATGTTGTTTTTATAGATGCACTTGCCTCCAGACAAGAGATGGAAGCTTTTTGTCAAGTTTCTCCCCTTGTCCCAAAAATG GCCAATATGCTTGAAGGAGGAGGCAAAACACCAATACTCACTCCTCTCGAACTTGAAGACATTGGCTATAAAATTGTTGCCTATCCCCTTTCCTTGATTGGAGTTTCTATACGAGCAATGCAG GATTCACTCACTGCTATTAAAGGAGGTCGTATTCCTCCTCCAGGAAGCATGCCTTCATTCGAAGAAATTAAGGATATCTTAGGTTTCAACAAATATTATGAAGAAGAAAAGCGTTATGCTACAAGTACCGATCAGCTTCTTTCAAAGAGAG ATAGTTCAGGGAGCCCTTTTTCTGGAATCTGGTCCCGGACTCTGAGAATTAAAATAACGGGCAGAGATGGAGCCGAGAAACTTGATCTTCGGATTCCT GCTGGATTTCTCGATGGAATCACAAACATAGTTCCTG CTTTGGGTGGGGTAAACCTCAAAAAACTATTGGATAATGCAACAGAGGAAACTGGGGGAAAACTGCTGGATTTTAATGACAGAATAGGTGACAGGATTCAAGTATTTCTGGAGTGA
- the LOC131608707 gene encoding uncharacterized protein LOC131608707 isoform X3, whose translation MNCSDYYATTIAATSAGGCFPLPHPHHRHSRHTSSSPLFQLQSRSKPPRATTTTISCSSNTEKPKLLRRILDSPGVHQGPACFDALSANLVQSAGFPLCFTSGFSISASRLGLPDTGYLSYGEMIDQGRLITQAVDIPVIGDGDNGYGNAMNVKRTVKGFVDAGFAGIILEDQVSPKACGHTQGRKVVSREEAVMRIKAAVDARNESGSDIVIVARTDSRQALSLDEALYRSRAFADAGADVVFIDALASRQEMEAFCQVSPLVPKMANMLEGGGKTPILTPLELEDIGYKIVAYPLSLIGVSIRAMQDSLTAIKGGRIPPPGSMPSFEEIKDILGFNKYYEEEKRYATSTDQLLSKRVAYTVLNRETKLIQSRQVKLSTIPLSKL comes from the exons ATGAACTGTTCCGACTACTACGCCACCACTATCGCCGCCACCAGCGCCGGCGGTTGTTTTCCTCTTCCTCATCCTCACCACCGCCACTCCCGTCACACATCCTCTTCTCCCCTTTTCCAACTCCAATCTCGTTCCAAACCACCACGCGCCACAACAACCACAATCTCATGTTCATCAAACACCGAAAAACCGAAGCTCCTTCGTCGAATCCTCGATTCGCCAGGCGTTCATCAAGGTCCTGCATGCTTCGATGCACTCAGCGCAAATCTCGTTCAATCCGCTGGCTTTCCGTTGTGTTTCACTAGCGGTTTTTCGATTTCTGCTTCGCGATTGGGATTGCCTGATACTGGATATTTGTCTTACGGTGAAATGATTGATCAAGGGAGATTGATTACTCAAGCGGTTGATATTCCTGTTATTGGTGACGGTGATAATGGTTATGGGAATGCTATGAATGTTAAGAGGACGGTTAAGGGTTTTGTTGATGCTGGTTTTGCCGGAATCATTCTTGAAGATCAG GTATCGCCGAAAGCGTGTGGCCACACACAAGGGAGGAAAGTGGTGTCGAGAGAAGAGGCAGTTATGCGGATCAAAGCTGCGGTTGATGCCAGAAATGAGAGTGGATCTGATATTGTGATTGTGGCTCGCACCGATTCACGGCAAGCGTTGTCTCTTGATGAGGCACTCTATAGGTCAAGGGCATTTGCTGATGCTGGAGCTGATGTTGTTTTTATAGATGCACTTGCCTCCAGACAAGAGATGGAAGCTTTTTGTCAAGTTTCTCCCCTTGTCCCAAAAATG GCCAATATGCTTGAAGGAGGAGGCAAAACACCAATACTCACTCCTCTCGAACTTGAAGACATTGGCTATAAAATTGTTGCCTATCCCCTTTCCTTGATTGGAGTTTCTATACGAGCAATGCAG GATTCACTCACTGCTATTAAAGGAGGTCGTATTCCTCCTCCAGGAAGCATGCCTTCATTCGAAGAAATTAAGGATATCTTAGGTTTCAACAAATATTATGAAGAAGAAAAGCGTTATGCTACAAGTACCGATCAGCTTCTTTCAAAGAGAG TAGCCTATACAGTATTGAACAGAGAGACCAAGCTGATTCAGAGCAGACAAGTCAAACTATCAACGATCCCATTGTCGAAGTTATAA
- the LOC131608706 gene encoding receptor-like protein 6: MLFARYLVLFYSLFSFTYTICFSEIQPKCHEDESHALLQFKKGFVIDKSASWNPLSYPKTTSWNATVDCCSWDGIQCDEHTDHVIRVDLSSSQVFGPMDTNSSLFRLVHLQNLDLSDNNFNYSQIPSKIGELSQIRHLNLSHAIFSGEIPPQISQLSKLSTLDLGLNAISSPKGSAVNLLQLKLSSLRSIIQNSTKLEMLLLSYVTISSTLPDTLTNLTSLQTLSLYNSELYGDFPVGFFHLPNLKYLDLRYNPNLIGRLPEFQSSSLNSLELDNTGLYGALPVSIGNLSSLSTLSIFGCLFSGYIPSSLGNLTQLKYLILGYNKFKGDPSASLASLTKLRYLYVNANEFTIESMSWIGKLSSITELDISSINIGSDIPLSFANLTQLQYFVAENSNMKGEIPSIIMNLTNLAYLSLYENNLHSEIPKSLFRLASLEKLYLDNNLLHGKLDLDMFLDLKKLTVLNLSFNKLSLFSGKNSSNATNSLIYILSLASCNIVEIPTFIRDLGDLGDLSLSNNNITSLPSWLWRKSSLQSLKISHSSLIGEISPSICNLKSLIHLDLSFNNLSGNVPSCIGNFSRYLQILMFKGNNLSGLIPQTYLMENNIQMIDFSDNNLQGQLPRPLVNCGLLEYFDISHNNINDSFPFWLGDLPELKVLALRNNKFHGDIQCSSNMTCTFPKLHIIDLSHNEFSGVFPSDMIQSWNSMKVSNTSQLQYEQWVIYIFSKNKRDYWIEANTYSFALTNKGVVMVYESIQEFYSMIAIDISSNKISGEIPKVIGDLQGLVLLNLSNNILTGNIPNSLGKLSNLETLDLSRNNLLGKIPQQLSELTFLEFFNVSFNNLSGPIPQNNQFSTFQGDSFEGNKGLCGDQLLNKCSDQAGHPFSPPTSASDDDNNSESLFELDWKIVLIGYVGGLVAGVALGNTYYHQLLGWLKRIL, translated from the coding sequence ATGTTGTTTGCGCGGTATCTTGTCTTGTTTTATTCGCTCTTCTCTTTCACATATACTATATGCTTTTCAGAAATTCAACCAAAGTGTCATGAAGATGAAAGTCATGCCTTGTTGCAATTTAAGAAAGGCTTTGTCATCGATAAGTCTGCCTCTTGGAATCCTCTGAGTTATCCTAAAACAACATCATGGAATGCAACCGTTGATTGTTGTTCATGGGATGGCATTCAATGTGATGAGCACACAGATCATGTGATTCGCGTTGATCTTAGTAGCAGCCAAGTCTTTGGTCCAATGGATACAAATAGCAGCCTTTTTCGCCTTGTGCACCTTCAAAATCTTGATCTTTCTGATAATAATTTCAATTACTCTCAAATCCCGTCCAAGATAGGTGAGCTTTCGCAAATAAGACATCTGAACCTTTCTCATGCCATATTTTCCGGAGAAATTCCACCACAAATTTCACAGTTGTCCAAGTTGTCAACTCTTGATCTAGGCTTAAATGCTATATCAAGCCCTAAAGGAAGTGCAGTTAACCTGTTGCAATTGAAATTGTCTAGTCTTAGAAGCATAATTCAAAACTCAACAAAACTTGAAATGCTCCTACTTAGTTATGTGACAATTTCATCTACTTTACCCGACACACTCACAAATCTAACTTCATTGCAAACACTATCTCTTTACAATTCTGAACTGTATGGTGATTTTCCAGTTGGATTTTTTCATCTTCCAAACTTGAAATATTTGGATTTGAGATATAATCCAAATCTCATTGGTAGGTTGCCTGAGTTTCAGTCTAGTTCACTCAACAGCTTGGAACTTGATAATACCGGTTTATATGGTGCATTACCAGTATCCATTGGAAATCTTAGTTCTTTAAGTACCCTATCAATTTTTGGTTGCCTTTTTTCGGGGTATATACCTTCTTCACTTGGCAACCTCACACAACTCAAGTATCTAATCCTTGGGTATAACAAATTTAAGGGCGACCCTTCTGCATCCCTGGCAAGTCTTACCAAACTAAGATATTTGTATGTCAATGCCAATGAATTTACCATTGAGAGCATGTCATGGATAGGTAAACTCTCATCAATAACTGAACTTGATATATCCTCAATAAATATTGGCAGTGACATCCCATTATCTTTTGCAAATCTTACCCAACTACAATATTTTGTAGCTGAAAATAGTAATATGAAGGGTGAAATTCCATCTATTATAATGAACTTAACCAACTTAGCCTACTTATCCCTATATGAAAATAACCTTCATAGTGAAATCCCAAAATCTCTCTTTAGACTTGCAAGTCTTGAAAAACTTTACCTAGACAATAATTTGTTGCATGGAAAGTTGGATCTCGACATGTTTTTGGATCTCAAAAAGCTAACTGTTCTTAATTTATCATTCAACAAATTGTCATTGTTTAGTGGGAAAAATTCTTCTAATGCCACCAATTCTCTAATCTATATCTTAAGCTTGGCATCATGCAATATTGTCGAGATTCCAACATTTATAAGAGATCTTGGTGATCTCGGAGACCTTTCCTTGTCAAACAACAATATAACTTCATTACCTAGTTGGTTGTGGAGAAAATCAAGTCTACAAAGCTTAAAAATTTCCCACAGTTCATTGATAGGAGAAATATCCCCATCCATATGCAATCTCAAATCACTCATCCATCTTGATTTATCGTTCAATAATTTAAGCGGCAATGTTCCCTCATGTATTGGTAACTTTAGTCGATATCTACAAATTTTGATGTTTAAAGGGAACAATTTGTCTGGTCTCATTCCACAAACGTACCTGATGGAAAACAACATTCAGATGATTGATTTCAGCGACAACAACCTTCAAGGTCAATTGCCAAGACCATTGGTCAATTGTGGTTTGCTAGAGTACTTTGATATTAGCCATAACAATATCAACGATTCATTTCCATTCTGGCTGGGAGATTTACCCGAGTTGAAGGTATTGGCTTTAAGGAACAATAAATTTCATGGAGACATTCAGTGCTCTAGCAACATGACATGCACATTTCCCAAGCTTCacatcattgacctttctcacAATGAATTCTCTGGCGTTTTTCCATCAGATATGATTCAAAGTTGGAATTCAATGAAAGTTTCTAACACAAGTCAATTACAGTACGAGCAATgggttatttatatattttctaagaACAAGAGAGACTATTGGATAGAAGCAAACACTTATTCATTCGCGTTAACAAACAAAGGAGTGGTGATGGTTTATGAGAGTATTCAAGAGTTTTATAGCATGATAGCCATTGATATATCAAGCAACAAAATCAGTGGAGAGATACCAAAAGTCATAGGAGACTTACAGGGTCTTGTTTTGCTAAACTTATCGAATAACATCCTTACTGGAAACATTCCAAATTCCCTAGGAAAACTTTCAAACCTTGAAACACTCGATCTTTCTCGTAACAATCTTTTAGGGAAGATTCCACAACAGTTGTCAGAACTCACATTTCTGGAGTTTTTCAATGTGTCCTTCAATAATCTCTCAGGTCCTATACCTCAGAATAATCAGTTTTCAACATTCCAAGGTGATTCATTCGAGGGTAACAAAGGTCTATGTGGGGATCAATTGTTGAACAAGTGTTCTGATCAAGCGGGGCACCCGTTTTCTCCACCTACTTCAGCCTCTGATGACGACAATAACTCGGAATCTCTATTTGAATTAGACTGGAAAATAGTTCTGATTGGGTATGTTGGTGGACTTGTTGCTGGAGTTGCATTGGGGAACACTTACTATCATCAGCTGCTTGGATGGCTAAAAAGGATCTTGTGA